GTTTCTTTGCGACCGCTAGTTGACGACCTAGCCGAAACAATAATTCAAGTTCTTGAAGAGATCGATCCTGTAAAAAGAGAATGTTTCAAAGACGGAAGTCCATTTCCATGGATCGATCCGAATTGGGCAGAGGCTCGTAGGGCCTGGGGAGAGGTAGCGTCTAGTTTGCTACGGTATTATCGATTTGAAGGAATGGTTGACGATTTTCAGCATCTTGCACAACGCCTTGAAAAGTTGTCTGACTGTAATGGTGCCAGGGATGTTCTTGCTTATCAAAAGTCGTTACTGGCCTTGCAGGAGATGGATTATGCAGGGGCAAGAAAAATATTGGCAGATTGGCGCATTGATGGAAGCGACCACATTTGGGCTGTTCGTAAGGCTGGTTTTCTATTTGAACTTAGTGCGTTTAATGATGCCTATGAACTTCTGGCAGCAACTTTACCGGCAATACGACGGTCAATACGACGCGACCTCGATGATGTAGCTGCGCTCTCTCGTGAAGCTTGCGCGATGCAACTTATTGAAATTGCAGAGTGGAATAGCCGTTTTCAGCAGAAAGATGACGAGGGACAACAAGATCGTAATCAAACCAGAAATCCAGATTGGCGGGCTCGATGGACGACTTTATTGGCTAAGGGGTGCGATATTCGTGATGAGTGGCAAAGCATTGTTGCACAACTTGGTGCTCCCATCCCACAGCCTTGGAACATTGAAGTAACAAGCAAAAGAGGCTTCGATTTGGGGCGAATCTCCACAAACCGACGCTTCAAATCAGACCACGAGTTTCTTATAACCTATCACGTGCTTTATTTTGCAGAGGCCGCTGGGATGCCACCGTTTATCAGAAGCGGAAGCATCGGTACAAAAGTGAGCGAAAAAGAGTTAGGAAGAGCAGCGTTATGGCTAAAAATAGTCAATTCTGAACTAGCCATTCGTATTTTACTTCGTGCTTGTTCTTCAGGTAACGACGAGACATTAAACGACGTTGCTACACGTGAAATAGTTGCGTTGCTTAAATATGATTTTGTCGAGAAATTTCTAACAATTTTACTGCGAGGCGCAAGTGTTCTCGCTGAATCCATAGAGACCGATAGAAACGAGCTTGAGAAGCTTCGCGTTGCCATGGAGCTTCTCTCACGTTTATCTCAAAGAATTACAGTAGTTGAACAAAAACAACAGGTTTTTGATCTTGCTATTTCTCTCGTACAAAATAATGCTGTCTTCACACATCCCTGGCTAAGTGAAGAGCTTTCCCGGTTGTTAAAAAGAGCTATTGAATGTTTCGAACCAAGTAAGCAACACAATTTGATTCTACCGTTACTGAACCTGCCAACGTCTGGGATCGATGAAAGATTTTTTGGTGGAGAACCATGGTGGTGGGAAAATTTTTCGGAAATTCCTGAGAATAAGATTCTTGCCCATCGAAATTATCAGTCTAATGCTTGGAATGAAGTTATTAGCGATTTATTCGCGGATGCAGAAAAAAAAGAAAGCCGCAAGAGAGCTGTTTCTCGATTGACTTTTTTACACCATCATAACCTTCTCGATGAATCGGAAAAGCTCAGTTTTGCAAAGGTGCTTTGGGCCGGGAACATCCCTTTAGAGTCTGGGCTTCCTGCGCAAACAGGCCTCTTACCATGGGTTTTTCTTGGGCTGCCTGAATTTGAGGCTGGAGCTGCAGAGCGTGCAATTAGAGAAAAGTATTTGTCCTCAAAAGAAGCGGGGAAGGGAGCTGTCGGTAGCTATTTAGAAAATCTTGGAAGAATCCTAGGTCCTATCAGGGAGCGTAGATTGTCTTTCAGTCTTTCCGTGGAAGAGACTGAACTCATTGCGACGAAAATTGCAGAGTGGTCTATGCAAAAGGTTCAACCGAAGCAACGTCTTTTTGATGATTATAATTTAGAAAGTGAGATGCCGTCATTGACGGGTGTTGCTAAACTGCTGCCATTTGTTTCTATAGAAAATGACCTTTTCTCACAAATTATGTCGCGCATAGAAAAGTTGGAAGAGGTGGGAGTGCCTTGCTATTCTCTGTATCCACCAATGATATCTCAATTCCCGGAAACGGCCGAAGGTCTAATAGCTGGACTTAAGGAAGGTATGGCAAAAGATGATTGTGATCTGGCAAGGAGTGCTGTTCGTGCTCTCGAATATTGGATTTTTTTGGTGGACACCGGTCCTATAGATTTCCCCCCTGAGCATCTCTTTGAAGAAGTCGGCATGATTATCTATTTGCGCCGCACTTCTGCCTTGGCCCCAGCTCTGAGCTTTTGTTCACAACTTTTTGAGAAGTGGCCAACCGTGGCAATTCGAACATTGTCGGAACGCCTCAAGTATGGCTTGAGCTGCCTCTTCGAAACTTGTCGTTATCAAAAGGATATTATTTCTAATAGTTCAGAACGGCTTGATATCCCATTGATGCGTTACTTGTGTGTGAAGTTATCGCTATCTATGGAAAAAGCAGGTTGTTCTCATTCCTCTATCGCAAAATGGATAGAAGCCGCGCCAGATGATCCACTTGTTGAAGTTCGTAATTTAGTTGTTAGTGAAGAAGAATAGATGATTTTTGGCTAAGGCCTTAATGACAAAGTACCTTGCTGCTTGTTGTAAGCTCGTAGAGACGTTCAACGTTCTGATGGCCCACAGTTGTCTACAACGCACGATTTTAAAAAGTACTAGAAAAGGTTTAGGCGTAAAAACAAAAAAGAGACATCAGTAAGTAACTGATATCTCTATTTGTTTTAGTTGGTGCCGAAGGCCGGAATCGAACCGGCACGGCCAGAAGCCATCGGTTTTTGAGACCGACGTGTCTACCAATTCCACCACTTCGGCACGAGCAGAAGGGATTATAGAGAGAAGCCCCTGGCCGGTCAAGTCTTATCTGTCAGAAAAGTTTTTTCCTGTAAAAAGCGAGTTTATCCTGTTAGCAGGCAATTCTTTTTTTGCGCTGAGAAACTTTTTGTTAAACTTTTTACGTTAAGAATTCGACGCGAAGAGTAACCGTGGAGGGTGTCATGCGTGAAGCCATGTTTTGGACAGCGTTAGATCAGGGCCGGGTACGCTGTGATCTGTGTCGTTTCCATTGTGTGATCGGTTCGGGGCACCGTGGCCGTTGTCGCGTGCGGGAAAACCGCGATGGCGTTCTTTACAGTCTGAACGACGGTTTGGCGATTGCCGCCCATATTGACCCGATTGAGAAAAAACCGTTATTTCATGTCATGCCGGGTTCACGCAGCTATTCCATTGCTACGCTAGGCTGCAATTTTCGCTGTCGGCACTGTCAGAATGCGAGTATTTCACAACTTGGGCCTCAAAGTGAGATCCGCGGCGAATCTTTGCCGCCGCAGCAAGTTGTCGGGCTGGCGTTATCGGCAGCCTGTCAGAGTATTGCTTACACCTATACGGAACCGACGGTATTTTACGAGTATATGTATGACACTGCCCGATTGGCACATGACGAGAACGTGCTCAATCTGATGGTCAGCAATGGGTATATTGCTGAGGAACCTCTCCGTCAGCTGGCGCCCTATCTGGATGGGGCCAACATTGATTTGAAGGGGTTCAGCGAATCGTTTTATCAGGATGTGTGTGGTGCGCAACTGGCTCCAGTTTTAGAAAGCCTCAAACTGTTTAAGGAGTTGGGAATCTGGCTGGAGGTGACAACGTTGGTGATTCCCGGCTATAACGATGATGAGGCTCAGCTCAGTGGGATTGCCCGTTTTATTGCCGAACAGTTGGATGCGGAAACACCGTGGCATGTGACGGCTTTTTATCCCACCTACCATTTGACAGAGGTTCCGCCCACTCCGGCGGAAAGTTTGTTGCGGGCACGGGATCTGGGTGAAAAAGCCGGACTGAATTATATTTATCTTGGTAATTTGTCCAGTGGGCGCGGCGAAGACACCCTCTGCCGCCAGTGTGGAAAGACATTGATTGAACGTCGTGGCTTCAGGGTTGCCGTCAATCGTTTGTCTCATGGAACGTGTCCCGGTTGTGGGACACCGTTATCCGGCGTCATGCTGGATGACGGCGGAATAAATCGACAGGAGTAACAGATGACTGGACCTTCCGTAGATCGTCGCCGTGTTGATGATGGCCGCTATGCCAATGACCGACGTCAGAACCGTCAGGATCGGCGTGTTGGACCTGACCTTTGGGTGCAGTCATTGCGCTGGTTTGCGTTAGGTGGCTGGGTGTTGATTGTGGCTTCGGTGATGGGCATCAGTTTCGCCAAGCCCCAGACGGTCACATTTTTCGAGCGGGTCAATAACGTGCCGGTGCGACATGAATGGGACTATCAGCTGATGAGTTACGTGTTGTGGATTTTGTTTGCCGCCCTGTTTTCGGGGCTGGTGGGGCTGGTGATTAATATCACTCGCCGGCGCCGCAAACACGATGTGTTTTACTTCTCTCTGGTTGCTTCGACGCTGGTGGCAGCCATCGGTTTCATCTGGGTTTTAACACTGTAGCTGGACCTGCCATAGATTCATTATTCTGATAACCAGAAATCATTTCTGCTGAGAGGATCATAAAACCGTTCCCGGTCAAACCCTCTCAATGGATGGGTGTGTTCAAGGGGATTGGTTTCGTGGAGCAGACGGTCCACCGTGATAAAACTGCCTAATAGCGGGCCGTGTTTGTCCAGTGCCTGCAGCGCATAGGCCGAGCAGGTGGGGTACATGGGACAGCGGGGACTGTCGACCACTGAAATATAGCGTTGGAAAAAATGGACCCCCTGGACTAATGGGTTAAGCGTGTCCCGAGCCTGATTGGTCGGTGGCGCATGCTGTACCGCATGTCGAGTGCTGCCATGATCCGGCCAATCCGGCCAGTCGATCTCGTTACCCATGGCGCTGACGCTCAGCAGCAGGCTGAGCAGAACAGTCAAGGCTACAGTGGTTTGCTTGCGCTTCATCAGCTCTCTTCCTCGGAATTCTGTGCCTGTTGGCGATAGAAGGCCAGTCGTTCCGCC
This is a stretch of genomic DNA from uncultured Desulfuromonas sp.. It encodes these proteins:
- a CDS encoding SIR2 family protein; amino-acid sequence: MSFPDQVHVERIAEALWRKSPLGTAALMVGAGLSRNAHSVTAPGRGMPTWEDLGKNLCDSLYPPGDTSCSRQRSHALKKAAATSGALRLAQEYEASFGRTQLNRLLKTYVPDEEFSPSELHVNFLKLPWADVFTTNWDTLLERATDMVVDRRYDVVRTHDDIPASQQPRIIKLHGSFPSNYPFIFTEEDYRRYPSDFTCFVNMVQQSMMENIFCLIGFSGDDPNFLHWAGWVRDNLGEAAPKIYLVGWLDLATVQRRVLEDRNVIPVDLSRIPQSESWPEECRYRYALEWFQWRLKLKQPHSGALTPPEYLKIDRRAFCGEKKEMLMHSQISGEGQEVEKLAEICSQRVLWEEEREQYEGWVVAPQRVRNKITAYTTSWISPVVALIPHMSPWEKLFILREIVWRLDVSLRPLVDDLAETIIQVLEEIDPVKRECFKDGSPFPWIDPNWAEARRAWGEVASSLLRYYRFEGMVDDFQHLAQRLEKLSDCNGARDVLAYQKSLLALQEMDYAGARKILADWRIDGSDHIWAVRKAGFLFELSAFNDAYELLAATLPAIRRSIRRDLDDVAALSREACAMQLIEIAEWNSRFQQKDDEGQQDRNQTRNPDWRARWTTLLAKGCDIRDEWQSIVAQLGAPIPQPWNIEVTSKRGFDLGRISTNRRFKSDHEFLITYHVLYFAEAAGMPPFIRSGSIGTKVSEKELGRAALWLKIVNSELAIRILLRACSSGNDETLNDVATREIVALLKYDFVEKFLTILLRGASVLAESIETDRNELEKLRVAMELLSRLSQRITVVEQKQQVFDLAISLVQNNAVFTHPWLSEELSRLLKRAIECFEPSKQHNLILPLLNLPTSGIDERFFGGEPWWWENFSEIPENKILAHRNYQSNAWNEVISDLFADAEKKESRKRAVSRLTFLHHHNLLDESEKLSFAKVLWAGNIPLESGLPAQTGLLPWVFLGLPEFEAGAAERAIREKYLSSKEAGKGAVGSYLENLGRILGPIRERRLSFSLSVEETELIATKIAEWSMQKVQPKQRLFDDYNLESEMPSLTGVAKLLPFVSIENDLFSQIMSRIEKLEEVGVPCYSLYPPMISQFPETAEGLIAGLKEGMAKDDCDLARSAVRALEYWIFLVDTGPIDFPPEHLFEEVGMIIYLRRTSALAPALSFCSQLFEKWPTVAIRTLSERLKYGLSCLFETCRYQKDIISNSSERLDIPLMRYLCVKLSLSMEKAGCSHSSIAKWIEAAPDDPLVEVRNLVVSEEE
- the yidD gene encoding membrane protein insertion efficiency factor YidD, which encodes MKRKQTTVALTVLLSLLLSVSAMGNEIDWPDWPDHGSTRHAVQHAPPTNQARDTLNPLVQGVHFFQRYISVVDSPRCPMYPTCSAYALQALDKHGPLLGSFITVDRLLHETNPLEHTHPLRGFDRERFYDPLSRNDFWLSE
- the amrS gene encoding AmmeMemoRadiSam system radical SAM enzyme; amino-acid sequence: MREAMFWTALDQGRVRCDLCRFHCVIGSGHRGRCRVRENRDGVLYSLNDGLAIAAHIDPIEKKPLFHVMPGSRSYSIATLGCNFRCRHCQNASISQLGPQSEIRGESLPPQQVVGLALSAACQSIAYTYTEPTVFYEYMYDTARLAHDENVLNLMVSNGYIAEEPLRQLAPYLDGANIDLKGFSESFYQDVCGAQLAPVLESLKLFKELGIWLEVTTLVIPGYNDDEAQLSGIARFIAEQLDAETPWHVTAFYPTYHLTEVPPTPAESLLRARDLGEKAGLNYIYLGNLSSGRGEDTLCRQCGKTLIERRGFRVAVNRLSHGTCPGCGTPLSGVMLDDGGINRQE